A DNA window from Candidatus Poribacteria bacterium contains the following coding sequences:
- a CDS encoding GxxExxY protein, with amino-acid sequence MPKLLHKNEVYTIIGAAMEVYNVLGPGFLESVYQEALEIELSTRGISFESPQELNIRYKEYQLKQQYKPDFVVYEKIIVEIKALNHLTSHEQAQLLNYLKATGLPVGVLINFGAEKDLEWKRMVWSR; translated from the coding sequence ATGCCAAAACTGCTTCACAAAAACGAAGTGTATACTATCATTGGTGCTGCGATGGAAGTGTATAATGTGCTAGGTCCCGGCTTTCTCGAATCGGTGTATCAAGAAGCATTGGAAATCGAACTGTCTACGCGAGGGATTTCCTTTGAATCACCACAAGAATTGAACATTAGATATAAGGAATACCAACTCAAGCAGCAGTATAAGCCAGACTTTGTTGTTTATGAAAAAATCATCGTCGAAATCAAAGCCCTTAATCATCTGACTTCGCACGAACAAGCACAGCTACTCAATTATCTCAAAGCAACCGGATTGCCAGTCGGTGTTCTCATCAACTTTGGTGCGGAGAAGGATCTGGAATGGAAACGGATGGTCTGGAGCCGGTAG
- a CDS encoding iron-containing alcohol dehydrogenase encodes MSPSILSFPNKIIFGVGTINTLAEQLSPFSPQKVLVVTDKGIRQVGLADEVTQRLEAARIDYAIYDGVHGNPVEADVFDGVEVFQKEGCDFVIGMGGGSPLDVAKLICLKATHPLPLAEYEVLNGGLEKISSDLPSMLAIPTAAGTGSEVGRGAVVTIKSLDRKALVFSPHLLPKTAIVDPELTVGLPKTLTAATGMDALTHNLESYLSTVYHPICDGIAIAGVKLVAQNLRRAVDNGSDLEARGAMMMAAMMGAIAFQKELGVTHSLAHPLSTVTDLHHGLANAILLPYTMTFNKDAATDQLRDIAAAFGVNIHALSPEKAAQAAIDQVAQLCKDIGIPSHLREVNVKAEMIPHLAQQAMVDQCHLTNPRPCTGQDMINLYQQAL; translated from the coding sequence ATGTCCCCTTCCATCTTGAGTTTTCCTAACAAAATCATCTTCGGCGTCGGGACAATTAACACACTCGCCGAACAACTCTCGCCGTTCTCGCCCCAGAAAGTGTTGGTGGTAACGGATAAGGGGATTCGCCAAGTAGGATTAGCAGATGAAGTCACGCAGCGACTTGAGGCAGCACGAATCGACTACGCAATCTACGACGGCGTCCACGGCAATCCAGTCGAAGCCGATGTGTTCGATGGCGTGGAGGTTTTCCAAAAGGAAGGCTGTGACTTCGTAATTGGCATGGGCGGTGGGAGTCCGCTAGATGTCGCCAAGCTCATCTGCTTGAAGGCAACCCACCCCCTACCGTTAGCGGAATACGAAGTCCTCAACGGAGGATTGGAGAAAATCTCGTCCGACCTACCGTCGATGCTCGCCATTCCAACCGCTGCGGGAACCGGGAGTGAAGTTGGGCGCGGCGCGGTTGTTACTATAAAATCGCTGGACCGCAAGGCGTTGGTATTTAGTCCTCACCTGCTGCCCAAAACCGCAATCGTAGATCCGGAATTGACCGTTGGATTGCCCAAGACCTTGACCGCTGCGACTGGGATGGACGCACTCACCCACAATCTTGAATCCTACCTCTCAACCGTCTATCACCCGATCTGCGACGGGATCGCCATTGCCGGGGTAAAACTGGTTGCCCAAAATCTGCGTCGCGCCGTTGACAATGGCAGCGATCTCGAAGCCCGGGGTGCGATGATGATGGCGGCGATGATGGGTGCCATCGCGTTTCAAAAAGAACTGGGCGTCACCCATTCACTGGCACACCCGCTTTCGACCGTCACCGACCTACATCACGGACTGGCAAACGCGATTCTCCTGCCATACACAATGACGTTTAACAAAGATGCTGCAACGGATCAACTAAGGGACATCGCTGCGGCATTTGGCGTGAATATCCACGCGCTATCACCGGAGAAAGCCGCGCAAGCCGCAATAGATCAGGTCGCGCAGCTGTGCAAAGATATCGGCATTCCGTCACACTTGCGCGAGGTCAATGTGAAGGCAGAGATGATTCCTCATCTCGCCCAGCAGGCAATGGTGGATCAGTGCCACCTGACCAATCCCCGCCCCTGCACCGGACAAGACATGATCAACCTGTATCAACAGGCGCTCTAA
- a CDS encoding ankyrin repeat domain-containing protein, with product MASVDELIDAIDNGDERTAQELIEQQPALAIGESLREGILRSATPLHWASHRNMTNLCERLIQSGADTNARRAQWWRTPLAWAADAGCTEAVELLLKDGADVNGDAFGMTTALHAAAQGGSTSGKEDSEAYRRTALLLITHGADINRRATGDRDQTALDDAIRKGNEAVIEVLVEHGGKTTAELRLANQ from the coding sequence ATGGCATCTGTAGATGAACTGATCGATGCAATTGACAATGGAGACGAACGAACTGCACAAGAACTTATCGAACAACAACCCGCACTCGCCATCGGCGAATCACTCAGAGAAGGTATCCTCCGAAGTGCAACACCACTGCACTGGGCATCCCACCGAAATATGACGAACCTGTGTGAGCGACTCATTCAATCCGGGGCAGACACGAACGCGCGCCGCGCTCAGTGGTGGCGAACACCGCTCGCTTGGGCCGCGGACGCAGGCTGCACCGAAGCCGTCGAATTGCTCCTTAAAGATGGGGCAGATGTCAACGGCGATGCGTTCGGTATGACAACAGCACTCCACGCTGCAGCTCAAGGCGGCTCAACCAGCGGCAAAGAAGACTCGGAGGCCTATCGTAGGACTGCTCTGCTGCTAATCACACACGGGGCAGATATTAACCGCCGGGCAACGGGGGATCGCGATCAAACCGCGTTGGACGACGCCATTCGGAAAGGCAATGAAGCCGTTATCGAGGTGCTTGTCGAACATGGCGGGAAAACGACCGCAGAACTACGATTGGCAAACCAATGA